The Cellulomonas shaoxiangyii sequence CGCGCGGCGGGGGAGATGCGGGTGCGTCTGCGCGATCTGGGAGCCGATGGCGTGCAGGCCCGCACGTTCCACGCGGCCGCGCTGCGGCAGCTGGGGCACTTCTGGCCGCGGGTCGTCGGCGGTGCGCCGCCACGGCTGCTGGAGCAGAAGGCGCCGATCGTCGCCGAGGCGGGGCGCCGGGTCGGCGTCGCGGTGGACCGCGTGTCGGTGCGCGACCTGTCGAGCGAGATCGAGTGGGCCAAAGTCTCGCTCGTCACCGCGGACGACTACCAGCGTGCCGCCGAGGCCGTGCGCCGGCCGACTCCGGCCGGTCAGGAGCCGCAGGCGGTCGCGCGCCTGCTGACGGCCTACGAGGACGTCAAGGCGGAGCGCGGTGTCATCGACTTCGAGGACGTGCTGCTGCTGCTCGCGGCGATGCTCGCCCAGCGCGGCGAGGTCGCCGACGAGGTCCGCACGCAGTACCGCCACCTCGTCGTCGACGAGTACCAGGACGTCAGCCCGCTGCAGCAGCACCTGCTCGACCAGTGGCTCGGCGGTCGGCACGACCTGTGCGTCGTGGGCGACCCCAGCCAGACCATCTACTCGTTCGCGGGCGCCTCGCCGCACCACCTGCTGACGTTCACGCGGCAGCACCCGCGCGCGACCGTGGTGCGGCTGGTGCGGGACTACCGCTCGACGCCGCAGGTGGTGGGCCTCGCGAACCGCGTGCTGACGGCGACCCGCCGTCCCGGCGACCCGCAGCCGCTGCACCTGGTCGCGCAGCAGCCCGACGGCCCGCCCGTCCGCTTCACGGCGTACGACGACGACGACGCGGAGGCCGCGGGCGTCGCGGCGCGCGCGGCGCGGCTGGTGGCGTCGGGCGTGCCCGCCAGCGAGATCGCCGTGCTGTACCGCACCAACGTTCAGGCCGAGGCGTTCGAGCAGGCGCTGGCCGCGGCGGGGGTCGGGTACCAGGTGCGCGGCGGCCAGCGCTTCTTCTCCCGCCGGGACGTGCGGGACGCGCTCGTCCTGCTCCGCGGCGGTGCGCGCTCCGCCGACCCCGGGGTCCCGCTCGGCGAGACGACGCGGGACGTGCTGACGTCGGCCGGCTGGGCCCCGACGCCGCCGGCGGCTCGTGGTGCGGCGCGCGAGCGGTGGGACGCGATGCAGGCGCTCGTCGGCCTCGCCGACGACCTGGCCACCACGCACCCCGGGGCGAGGCTGGTGGACCTCGTCGCGGAGCTCGACGAGCGCGCGGCGGCGCAGCACGCCCCGACGGTCGACGGCGTCACGCTGGCGTCGCTGCACGCCGCGAAGGGCCTGGAGTGGGACGCCGTGTTCCTCGTGGGCCTCAGCGAGGGCCTCATGCCCATCTCGCTCGCCCAGTCGGACGCCGCCGTCGCGGAGGAGCGCCGCCTGCTGTACGTCGGCGTGACGCGTGCGCGCCGGCACCTGGAGCTGTCGTACGCCGGGGCGCGCACGCCGGGGTCGCGCGCGAACCGCCGGCGCTCGCGGTTCCTCGACGGCCTGTGGTCGGGCGAGGGCGGACGCGGTGCCCGCGCCACGGTCGCCGGCGTGCGCTCGTGGGCCGCGGGGGCGACGGGTCGTCCCGCCACGGGGACCGGCGCCGACGCCGGGGCGCCCGGTGCCCCGGACCCCGCCGTGCTCGACCGGCTGCGCGCCTGGCGCGCGGGGGTGGCCGCCGACCGCGGCGTGCCGGCGTTCCGGGTGCTGCCCGACGTGGCCCTCGAGGCCGTGGCGTCCGCCATGCCGACGGGCCCCGCGGAGCTGCAGCACGTGCACGGCCTCGGTCAGACGCGCCTGCGCGAGTACGGCCCCGAGCTGCTGCGCGTGGTCGCGGGCGCGGACGTCCTCGCCGGGCGCGGTCGTCCGCCGCGTCGCTGAGCGCCCGACGGGGTGCCGCCCGGCGGCTGCGACACCGCGCCCGGGGGGGACGACACGGCCGAGGACGGGCATTCCCGGCGCGCGACGCAGGGTCCTCGGAACTTCTTCCGGCGAACTGCGGTAATTCCTTGTGACGTCCGTCGCGGCGCCCCTAGGGTGGTCACGTCCTTGTTCGCGAGGTGCCGCCGAGGAGGCGGGACCCGAGCCCTGAAGGAGGTGGGTGCAGAGATGAAGAGCATGACGATGATCGGCGTCGCCGATGTGCAGCACGCGTACGTGCGGACTCTCGCGCCCACCGCTGACACCTTCAGCGGCGGCAGCCTGCCCACCGCCGGGACGCCTGCCCGCCGTCGGCGCATCGTGACGTCCGGCATCGATCTGCGACACAGGACTCTGTAAGCCCACGCGCACGGCGCGATGGCCGCGGAGTCCGAACTCGGATCCCGCGGCCTTCTCCTTTCTCCGGCTCCTGCCGGGTTGAGCGGCCCGTCGATCCGACCTCGACGCACCACAGCTCAACCATGAGGACACCAGGAGGACATCGTGCGGCTCACGACGCTGCTCGACACCGTGGACCACGGCGGATCCGGCCCGTGGCCCGCCGGCAGCACCGCGACCACGGACGACACCCGACAGTTCGACCGCATGGTCGCCGATCTCATCCCGTGCCGGTCGAACGACCCCGAGCTGTGGTTCGCGGAGCGGCAGGCCGACGTGGAGCGCGCCAAGGCGCTCTGCGGCACGTGCCCCCTGATCGACGGCTGCCTCGCCGGCGCCGTCGAGCGGGCGGAGCCGTGGGGCGTGTGGGGCGGGCAGGTCTTCGTCGGTGGTGTGGTCGTGCCCACCAAGCGTGGTCGCGGCCGGCCCCGCAAGGACGCCGCCGCCTGATCGGCCCCGGGGCGTCACGCCTCGACGCCGGGTCCCGCGTGCCGTGTGCCCGCGGGTCCCGGCGTCGTCGGACGTCCCGGGACGTCGGGCGGCTGCGTGCACCCGCAGTCGGGGTGCGGCGCCCACGGGCGCAGCCGCGGCACGACGTCGGGGACGGTGAGCTCGGCGGTCGCGCCGCACAGCAGGGGCACCGTGCCGGCGAGGAGCGCCAGGACCTGGGCGGCGGCGAGGGCGGCGCACGCGGCGGCGAGCACGCCGACCTCCCCGGGCGGTGCGGCCGGACCGCCCGCCGTGGAGTCCGGGCGCGCGGTGGCCGCCGCGAGCAGGCGCGGCCAGGCCGGGTCCGCGTCGGTGCGGTGCAGGTCGAGGCACCGCAGGCACGGGTCGGCGCCGGGGCGCACGCACGGACCGACGAGCGCGTCGGTCGCGCGCACGACCACGGACAGGTGCGGCACGCCGCTCGACGTCAGGAGCGCCGCCCGGGCGGGGTCGGCCGCGTCGCGCTCCACGACGACCACGACGTCCGGGTCGGCGTCGCCGTCCACCCGCACGCCGGGCGCCGCGTCCCGCAGCGCCCTGCGCAGGGCCGTCGCGCGCGGCGTGCCGACGTCGCTCCACCGGTGCGCTCCCGCCGCGACGTCGACCGACCGGACGGGTGCGTCGTCGTCGAGGAGCAGGGTGCCGACGCCCGCCGCGGCCAGCAACCGCGACAGGCCGGCGCCGGTGGGGCCGAGGCCGACGACCCCGACGACGGCCCGCGCCCGTGCCGCCACGACGTCCTCGCCCTCCCCGTCGCCGCGCAGCACGGACCACGCGGCCGCGTCGGCGGCGGTGGGGCCGCGGACGAGCCGGGACCGGGGCGGGTCGGCGCGCACGAGCCCGGCCGCGTGCAGCGCGGCCACGGCCGCGCGGGTACGCACGGCGTCGACCCCCGCCCGCGGGGCGGCGGCGGCCAGGGCGGCCAGGTCGGTCGTGTCGTCGACCCGCGACCAGAGGGCCACCTCGGCCTGGTCGAGCCCGTCGAGGACCACGGCCCAGCGCGGGTCGAGCCCCACCTGGAGGGCGTCCCCGCCCCGGGGCAGCACGCGCAGGCCGGGGCGCAGGCGGAGGGGGGTGCCGGTCACGGCGCCACCCTGGCAGGGGGCTCGCACGAGCGCCGGGCGTCGTCCACAGCCTGCGCAGCGGTGTGCCGGCCGGCCGGTGACCCCGGCGCCACGGGCCCGGACGCGCCGAGGGCACCGTCGCGGCCGACGGTGCCCTCGTGAGCGTGTGACGCGGGCAGGTGCCCGCGATGCGTCAGGCCTTGCCGAGGATGCGGTTCAGCTTCGTACCGCAGACGGGGCACGTGCCCTTCGCCATGCGGCGGCCGGACTCCGAGACGACGACCTCGCCCTCGGTCTCCCGCTTCTCCTTGCACTTGACGCAGTAGAACTCGCCTGCCCAGGTCTCGGCCATGTGGTCCCTCCTCGTGCTCCCGACACGGGACGGCGGGAGGCCGCCCGGGCACCGCACCGTCGCCGGCCACCGTGCGTTCTCACAGTAGTGCGCACTCCGCACCCGGATCGTGGCGAACGCGGGTGCCACGCCGTGCCGGACGGGTGAACGGCCCCGGCCAGTCGCGCCCGCGTGTGCGCACCGGGGCGCTAGCGTGCGTGCATGCCGACGCCGCGCGAGCCGGACCCGCGCGTGGTCGCCGCGCCCGCGGTCGAGGTACGCCGGTCGCGCCGGCGCGTGCGCACGGTCAGCGCGTGGCGCGAGGGGGAGCGGACGGTCGTCGCGATCCCCGCGCGGTTCACGCGTGCGCAGGAGCGCGAGTGGGTCGGCCGGATGGTCGAGCGCCTGGTCGCGCAGGAGCGGCGCCGGCGGCCGTCGGACGCGCAGCTGCTGGCGCGGGCGCAGGACCTCTCCCGGCGCTACCTCGGTGGCCGCGCCGTGCCGTCGACGGTCCGGTGGTCGTCCAACCAGGGGCGCCGCTGGGGGTCGTGCACGCCGTCCGACGGGACGATCCGCATCAGCGACCGCGTGCGGGGCATGCCGCGGTGGGTGCTGGACTACGTCCTGCTGCACGAGCTGGCGCACCTCCTGCAGCCGGGCCACGGGCCGACCTTCTGGGCCGAGCTGACCCCCTACCCGCACACCCAGCGCGCCCGGGGCTTCCTCGAGGGCTACGCCTTCCTGCGCGACGGCACCCCGGGCGACGGCCCCCCGGCCGACGAGCCTGCCGACGACGGGGTGGGGGACGACGCGGTCGGGGACGACGCGGCGGGCGACGACGCCGACGACGCGGTGGGCGACGAGGGCGTGGAGGACGTCGCCGTCGACCTCGACCTGGGGGACGACGCGGTCGCCGCCGACGCGCTCGACGTGCCGGTGCACGCCGCAGCCGGCGCCGCGGTCCCCGGGACGGACGCGGCGGACGACGCCGCCCCGGACGACGTGGCCGCGCCGCGACCCGACGTCCCCGCGGCCCGGCCCGGCACGCGGCGCGCCCTGCGCTGACCCGCCGTGCACGGGGCGCCCTGCGCGGACCGGACGGCACCAGTCGCGCCATGACTGCCGGAGCGCAGGCGGCACGGCGCCGCGCGACGCGTCCGCCGGCCGCCCCGCGCGTCAGATGGTGACCGGGCCCCCCGGCCGCTCGTCGTCGGACGGGCCGTCCGACCCGTCGCGCGCCTCGTCGTCGGACGCGTCCGCGGCGCCCGGGCCGCTGCCCGTCCCGGCGCGAGCGCCGCCGTCCACGGTCCCGTCCGCGTCGCCGAGGATCTCCGCGAGCGCGCGGTCGAGGTCGGCGCTGCCCTCCACCTCGGCCTGCCGCCGGGCGTCGTAGCCGGCCGGGTCGTCCAGGTCCTGCGACGTCGGCACGAGGTCGGGGTGCGCCCAGACGGCGTCGCGGCCGTCGATGCCGCGCGTCGTGGCGAGGTGCGCCCACACGGCCGCCGCGTCGCGCAGCCGGCGGGGTCGCAGCTCGAGGCCCACGAGGCTCGCGAACGTCTGCTCGGCCGGGCCGCCGGCCGCACGGCGCCGGCGGACCATCTCCCGCAGGGCCACCGCGTGCGGCAGGTGGGGCGCGGCGGCGGCGGTCGCGACCTCGTCGACCCACCCCTCGACGAGCGCGAGCGCGAGCTCGAGGCGTGCGAGCGCGGCCTGCTGCGTGGGTGTCGTGCGCGGCGCGAAGACGCCGCCCGACAGCGCCTCCTGCAGGGCGGTCTGGTCGGTCGGGTCGATGGACCGCACGGCCTCCTCGAGCTGGTCGACGTCGATCTCGATGCCGCGCGCGTACGCCGCGACCGCGTCGAGCAGGTGCGCGCGCAGCCACGGGACGTGCGCGAACAGGCGGTTGGCCGCCGCCTCGCGCAGCGCGAGGTAGAGGCGCACCTCCTCGAGCGGCGCGTCCAGGCCCTCGGCGAACGCGTCGACGTTGGTCGGGACGAGCGCCGGGGCGGGCCGGTCGAGCAGCGGCAGGCCGATGTCGGTGGTGCCGAAGACCTCGCGGGCGAGCGTGCCGGCGGCCTGGCCGACCTGGAGGCCGAAGACGGCTGACCCGAGCCCGCGCAGCAGCTGCACCGGGTCGCCGAACGGCATGCCGGCGGGCAGGCCGGGCAGGTCGAGCACGCCGTCGGGACCGTCCCCGAGCGCGGGCCGCAGCGCGTCCGCGAGCGCTGCGGACAACGAGACGGCGACCGGCTCCGTGAGGGTGCGCCAGGTGGGGAGCGTCGCCTCGACCCACTCGGCCCGGCTCCACGCGCGGGGCCGGCCGGACGACGGCGGGAGGTCGGTCGCGGCGTCGAGCCAGAGCTCGGCGACGGCGAGGGCGTCGATCACCTCGCGGGCACGACCGGGGGACAGGGACGGGTCACCGCCCTGGGCGGCCTGCTGCCGCGCCAGGTCGTGGGCCATGCCCCAGTTGACGGGCTCGTCGCCCGAGGTGGCGAGCATGCGCTGCACCTGCGCGATCGCGGCCTGGAGCGCGGCGGGGTCGGCGGGCAGGCCGGAGGCGGCCGCCATGGCGGACGGGTCGACGCCCATGGCGCGCATCTGCGCGATGGCGTCGTCGGCGGCGGGGCCGAGCATCGCGCGCAGCACCTGCTCCCACTGCTCGGGGTCCGGCTGCTGCGGGCCACCCGGGGTGACGTCGGGGCTCATGCGGGCCTCCTGGCTCGGGGGGACCACCGTAACCACGCCGCGCCCCCGGCCGGCAGGCCGCGCCCGCCGGTTCGCTGAGGGCGGACCGGCCCGCACGCGGCCGCACCCCGCGGCGTGCGGGATGATCGGTTCGTGCTCGACGACCAGCCGGACCCGTACGGACCCGCCGACCCCGACGCGGATGCGCCGCCCGCCCCGGACGAGCGGCCGCGGGCGACGCCGCGGTCGCTCGTGCTCGCCCTCGGCATGCTCCTGACGTCCGCGCTCGCGGGGGTCCTCGTCGTGCTGCCCGCGCCGTACGCGGTGACGAGCCCCGGCCCGACGCGCGACGTGCTCGGCGAGGCGGACGGCACCCCGCTCATCCAGGTCGACGGGGCCGAGACCCACCCGTCGAGCGGTGAGCTGCGGCTGACGACCATCTCCGGCACGGGCGGCCCGGGCTACCCGTCGTACGTGTCGACGGTGCTGGGCGGGTGGGCCTCGCCGACGTCCGTCGTCCGTCCCGTCGAGGAGGTCTTCCCGCAGGACGTGTCGCAGGAGCAGATCGACGAGTCGAACACCGAGCTCATGGTGACCTCCCAGGAGACGGCGACCGTCGCGGCACTGACGGAGCTGGGCTACGACGTGCCGGCGACGCTCGTGGTGGCCGGCACGGTCGAGGGCACGGACGCCGAGGGCAAGCTGGAGGAGGGCGACATCCTCACGGCGATGGACGGTGAGGAGCTCCCCGACTACCAGACGCTCATCGCCCGGCTCGCGGAGATCGAGCCGGGCGACGTCGTCACGCTCACGGTGACGCGGCACTCGCAGCCGGTCGAGGTCGACGTCACGACGGGGGAGCGGGAGGACGGCGGCGCGCAGATCGGCGTCTTCGTCAACCCGTCGTTCGACCTGCCCGTCGAGGTGGAGATCAGCATCGACGGCATCGGCGGGCCGAGCGCCGGGACGATGTTCGCGCTCGGCATCGTGGACCTGCTGACGCCCGAGGACGAGGCGGACGGCGAGGTCATCGCGGGCACCGGCACGATCGACGTGACGGGCGCGGTGGGGCCGATCGGCGGGATCCGGCAGAAGATGGCCGGCGCCGAGCGGGACGGTGCCTCGTGGTTCCTCGCGCCGGCCGGCAACTGCGACGAGGTCGTCGGGCACGTGCCCGACGGGCTGCGCGTGGTGCGCGTCGAGACGCTGCACGAGGCGCGGGAGGCGATGACGGCGATCGGCGCGGGCACCGGCGACGACCTGCCGACCTGCACCGCCGGCTGACGTCGCCGCCGCCGGGTCCCGTGCTCGGCGCCCGGTGGCGCCTCACTCGAGCGTCGCGCGGACCGCCTCCACGAGTCCGGGCACGAGGTCGGGGCCCTGCCCGACCGCGTCGTCGCTGTCGTTGGCCCGCGTGCGCAGCGCGCACCACGCCGGCCCGCCGCGCAGCACGCCGACGGCGAGCCGGACGTCCTCGCGCGCCGGGTGGGCGAGGAGCGCCGCGACGGCGGCCTCGGGGTCCTCGGGCAGGTCCGCCTCCGCGCCCGGGGGCAGGACGACGCGCTCGACCGTGACGGCCGCGCCGTCGACCGCGGGAGGCCACGACAGGCCGGCGAGCAGCCCCTCGAGGTCGCCGGCGGCGGGCAGGCCCTCCTGCTCGACCGACGTCAGGTGCCAGTCGTCGGCCTGCGCCGCGGCCAGGACGGCCGGGTCGAGCTGGGCGGCCAGGCCGGGCTCCGACGCGAGCGCCGCCTGCGTGCGGACGAGCGCGAAGACGCGGACGGGCGCGTCCCA is a genomic window containing:
- a CDS encoding ATP-dependent DNA helicase UvrD2; this encodes MSADSLLDALDPEQRAVATALTGPVCVLAGAGTGKTRAITHRIAYGVRTGVYRPASVLAVTFTARAAGEMRVRLRDLGADGVQARTFHAAALRQLGHFWPRVVGGAPPRLLEQKAPIVAEAGRRVGVAVDRVSVRDLSSEIEWAKVSLVTADDYQRAAEAVRRPTPAGQEPQAVARLLTAYEDVKAERGVIDFEDVLLLLAAMLAQRGEVADEVRTQYRHLVVDEYQDVSPLQQHLLDQWLGGRHDLCVVGDPSQTIYSFAGASPHHLLTFTRQHPRATVVRLVRDYRSTPQVVGLANRVLTATRRPGDPQPLHLVAQQPDGPPVRFTAYDDDDAEAAGVAARAARLVASGVPASEIAVLYRTNVQAEAFEQALAAAGVGYQVRGGQRFFSRRDVRDALVLLRGGARSADPGVPLGETTRDVLTSAGWAPTPPAARGAARERWDAMQALVGLADDLATTHPGARLVDLVAELDERAAAQHAPTVDGVTLASLHAAKGLEWDAVFLVGLSEGLMPISLAQSDAAVAEERRLLYVGVTRARRHLELSYAGARTPGSRANRRRSRFLDGLWSGEGGRGARATVAGVRSWAAGATGRPATGTGADAGAPGAPDPAVLDRLRAWRAGVAADRGVPAFRVLPDVALEAVASAMPTGPAELQHVHGLGQTRLREYGPELLRVVAGADVLAGRGRPPRR
- a CDS encoding YlbL family protein, producing MLDDQPDPYGPADPDADAPPAPDERPRATPRSLVLALGMLLTSALAGVLVVLPAPYAVTSPGPTRDVLGEADGTPLIQVDGAETHPSSGELRLTTISGTGGPGYPSYVSTVLGGWASPTSVVRPVEEVFPQDVSQEQIDESNTELMVTSQETATVAALTELGYDVPATLVVAGTVEGTDAEGKLEEGDILTAMDGEELPDYQTLIARLAEIEPGDVVTLTVTRHSQPVEVDVTTGEREDGGAQIGVFVNPSFDLPVEVEISIDGIGGPSAGTMFALGIVDLLTPEDEADGEVIAGTGTIDVTGAVGPIGGIRQKMAGAERDGASWFLAPAGNCDEVVGHVPDGLRVVRVETLHEAREAMTAIGAGTGDDLPTCTAG
- a CDS encoding DUF5679 domain-containing protein encodes the protein MAETWAGEFYCVKCKEKRETEGEVVVSESGRRMAKGTCPVCGTKLNRILGKA
- a CDS encoding ThiF family adenylyltransferase; translated protein: MTGTPLRLRPGLRVLPRGGDALQVGLDPRWAVVLDGLDQAEVALWSRVDDTTDLAALAAAAPRAGVDAVRTRAAVAALHAAGLVRADPPRSRLVRGPTAADAAAWSVLRGDGEGEDVVAARARAVVGVVGLGPTGAGLSRLLAAAGVGTLLLDDDAPVRSVDVAAGAHRWSDVGTPRATALRRALRDAAPGVRVDGDADPDVVVVVERDAADPARAALLTSSGVPHLSVVVRATDALVGPCVRPGADPCLRCLDLHRTDADPAWPRLLAAATARPDSTAGGPAAPPGEVGVLAAACAALAAAQVLALLAGTVPLLCGATAELTVPDVVPRLRPWAPHPDCGCTQPPDVPGRPTTPGPAGTRHAGPGVEA
- a CDS encoding PPA1309 family protein produces the protein MSTVPAPEPTPDPSSEPAPDTGPDARAARALADAVREIEHHVAAAGWDAPVRVFALVRTQAALASEPGLAAQLDPAVLAAAQADDWHLTSVEQEGLPAAGDLEGLLAGLSWPPAVDGAAVTVERVVLPPGAEADLPEDPEAAVAALLAHPAREDVRLAVGVLRGGPAWCALRTRANDSDDAVGQGPDLVPGLVEAVRATLE
- a CDS encoding zinc-dependent metalloprotease, which produces MSPDVTPGGPQQPDPEQWEQVLRAMLGPAADDAIAQMRAMGVDPSAMAAASGLPADPAALQAAIAQVQRMLATSGDEPVNWGMAHDLARQQAAQGGDPSLSPGRAREVIDALAVAELWLDAATDLPPSSGRPRAWSRAEWVEATLPTWRTLTEPVAVSLSAALADALRPALGDGPDGVLDLPGLPAGMPFGDPVQLLRGLGSAVFGLQVGQAAGTLAREVFGTTDIGLPLLDRPAPALVPTNVDAFAEGLDAPLEEVRLYLALREAAANRLFAHVPWLRAHLLDAVAAYARGIEIDVDQLEEAVRSIDPTDQTALQEALSGGVFAPRTTPTQQAALARLELALALVEGWVDEVATAAAAPHLPHAVALREMVRRRRAAGGPAEQTFASLVGLELRPRRLRDAAAVWAHLATTRGIDGRDAVWAHPDLVPTSQDLDDPAGYDARRQAEVEGSADLDRALAEILGDADGTVDGGARAGTGSGPGAADASDDEARDGSDGPSDDERPGGPVTI
- a CDS encoding M48 family metallopeptidase; amino-acid sequence: MPTPREPDPRVVAAPAVEVRRSRRRVRTVSAWREGERTVVAIPARFTRAQEREWVGRMVERLVAQERRRRPSDAQLLARAQDLSRRYLGGRAVPSTVRWSSNQGRRWGSCTPSDGTIRISDRVRGMPRWVLDYVLLHELAHLLQPGHGPTFWAELTPYPHTQRARGFLEGYAFLRDGTPGDGPPADEPADDGVGDDAVGDDAAGDDADDAVGDEGVEDVAVDLDLGDDAVAADALDVPVHAAAGAAVPGTDAADDAAPDDVAAPRPDVPAARPGTRRALR
- a CDS encoding WhiB family transcriptional regulator — its product is MRLTTLLDTVDHGGSGPWPAGSTATTDDTRQFDRMVADLIPCRSNDPELWFAERQADVERAKALCGTCPLIDGCLAGAVERAEPWGVWGGQVFVGGVVVPTKRGRGRPRKDAAA